The genomic interval GAGGGACAGCGGCGGTACGTGGAGTCGCTTTCGGCTTACGCCCGCCAGTTCCTGGGCCAGATGGATAAGCCGGACGTCGACGCCATCGACGGCCTGTCACCTGCGATTTCCATTGATCAAAAGACGACCAGCCGGAATCCGCGATCGACGGTCGGCACGGTGACGGAGATCTACGACTATCTTCGGCTCTTGTTCGCGCGGGTGGGGCAGCCGTTCTGCCCCCATTGCGGCATCCCGATTCAGTCGCAGACCATCGAGCAGATGGTCGATCGCGTCCTCCAATTACCCGAGCGGACAAGGCTCCAGGTGCTGGCGCCGGTGGTGCGCGGGCGCAAGGGCGAGCACCAGCGGGTGTTCGAGCAGATGCGGAAGCAGGGCTTCGTCCGCGTGCGCGTCGACGGCGAAGTGCGCGATCTCGACGAGGACATCCAGCTTGAAAAGAATCGCAAGCACACTATCGAGGTCGTCGTCGACCGGCTCGTCGTGCGCGACGACATCGCGAGCAGGCTGGCGGATTCGCTGGAGACGGCGCTCGGCCTGTCCGGCGGGATTGCCGTGATCGACGTGATCGACGGCGAGGAGATGCTGTTCAGCCAGAACGCCGCATGCCCGCACTGCGGTTTTCAGGTGGACGAGTTGGCGCCGCGCATGTTCTCGTTCAACAGCCCGTTTGGTGCGTGCGAGACGTGCACGGGCCTCGGTGTCAACCTGGAAGTGGACGAGCAGCTCGTCATCCCGAATCCGTCGCTGACCATCGAAGAAGGAGCCATTGCGCCCTGGAGCGGATCGTTCTCGAACTACTATCCGGAGCTGTTGCGAGCGGCGTGCAGGGCGTTCGGCATTCCGACGGATGTGCCCATCGCGGAACTGCCGGAGGAGGCGGTGCAGCTTCTCTTGCGCGGAAACGGCCAGGTCATTCGCTTTTCGTATGAGAACGATTTTGGCCAGCACAAGACCGCTCACATTCCGTTCGAGGGCGTCATTCCGAATCTGGAGCGCCGATACCGCGAGTCGACGTCCGAGTCCATCCGCGAGTTCATCGAGTCGTTCATGAGCGCGAAACCGTGCCCCGCATGCCACGGCCGGCGCCTCAAGCCGCAAAGTCTGGCCGTGCGCGTGGGCGGGAAAAACATCGCCGAGGTCACGGAGATGACCGTCGCCGAGGCGCTCGAGTTTTTCCGAAGGCTCACGCTGTCCGAAAAAGAGATGCACATCGCCCGCCAGATCTTGAAGGAGATTGAGAGCAGGCTCGGATTTTTGCGAGATGTGGGGCTCGACTATCTGACCTTGGCGAGATCGGCCGGCACGCTATCGGGCGGCGAGGCGCAGCGGATTCGGCTGGCGACGCAACTCGGATCGTCGCTCATGGGCGTGCTGTACATCCTCGACGAGCCGAGCATCGGCCTTCACCAGCGCGACAACGAGCGCCTCATCCGAACGCTCGAGCACATGCGCGATCTCGGCAACACGCTGATCGTGGTGGAGCACGACGAGGACACCATGCTTGCGGCCGATCACATCCTCGACATGGGCCCGGGCGCGGGCATTCACGGCGGCGAGGTGGTGGCGCAGGGGACGCCAGCCGAGATCATGGCGAATCCGGCGTCGCTCACGGGGCAGTACCTGTCTGGGCGGCGCTTCATCCCTGTGCCGGAGGAGCGGCGAAAGCCGGACGGTCGCTGGCTCGAGGTGCGCGGCGCGCGCGAGAACAATCTGAAGAACATCGACGTCCGCATCCCCATCGGGCTTTTCACGTGCGTGACCGGCGTCTCCGGCTCGGGCAAGTCCACGCTGGTGAACGAGATCGTGCACAAGGCGCTGGCGCGGGACCTGAATCGGGCGCGCGTCAAGCCGGGCGATCACGACGCCATTCTGGGGCTCGAATACCTGGACAAGGTCGTCGACATCGATCAGTCGCCCATCGGGCGCACGCCGCGGTCGAACCCGGCCACGTACACGGGCGTGTTCGACGACATCCGCGACCTGTTTGCCGCGACGAACGAGGCGAAGATGCGCGGATACAAGAAGGGACGCTTCTCGTTCAACGTGCGCGGCGGCCGGTGCGAGGCGTGTAAGGGCGACGGGATCATCAAAATTGAGATGCATTTCCTTCCGGATGTGTACGTGCCCTGCGAGGTGTGTAAGGGCAAGCGGTACAACCGCGAGACGCTCGAGGTCACGTTCAAGGGCAAGAACATTGCGGATGTGCTCGACATGACGGTGGAGGACGCGTGCGCGTTCTTCGAAAACATCCCGCGGATCCGGCGCCGCCTGCAGACGCTGGTGGATGTGGGGCTTGGGTACATCAAGCTCGGCCAGCCCGCCACGACGCTCTCGGGTGGCGAGGCGCAGCGCGTGAAGCTGGCATCCGAACTCCATCGCCGGTCGAACGGCCGCACCCTGTACATTTTGGACGAGCCGACGACGGGGCTCCATGTGGCCGACATCGAGCGGCTCTTGACGGTGCTTCACCGCCTGGTCGAGAATGGGGATACGGTGCTCGTGATTGAGCACAACCTGGACGTCATCAAGACGGCGGACTATCTCATCGATCTCGGCCCGGAGGGCGGCAGCCGCGGCGGGCAAGTCGTGGCGGCCGGCACGCCGGAGGAGGTCTGCCGCAATCCCCAGTCGCACACCGGGCGGTTCCTCGGACCCATTTTGGAGCGGGATCGCGCCCGGATGGCCGCGCGCCGAGCACTGGACCTCGAGGCGGCTCGCGACTGAGCGCCGGGAAGGGAGGATGGGGCCGTGGCCAATCTGCGGGGAGTGAGTGTCAGGCAGCTGGTGCGCGATCTCGATCTGCACGTGTTCAATGAGGACGCGGATCTGGACCGCATGATCTACACGCGCGACATCAACCGCCCAGGGCTGGCGCTCGCCGGCTACCTGCGCTATCACCCGGCGGAGCGCGTGCAGATCCTGGGCAGAACCGAGCTGTCGTTTTTGCGCGGTCTCAACGAGAAGGAAAGGGCCCTGCGCGCGTTTGCCTTCTGTTCGTATCAGCAGACGCCTTGCATCATCATCACGCGCGGCGACACGCCGCCGCCGGTGTTGCTGGAGGAAGCCGCTTCTCGCCGCATCCCGGTGCTCGGCACGCCCATGGTGACGACGCGCCTGACCGCGCGCATCTCCAACTACCTCGAGGACAAGCTGGCTCCGGAGACCTTACAGCACGGCGTGCTGGTCGACGTGTACGGCATTGGGATTCTCATCATCGGCTCGAGCGGGATCGGCAAGAGCGAGACGGGGCTTGAGCTCATCAAGCGCGGCCACCGGCTCGTGGCGGACGACGCGGTCGTCATTCGGCAGATCTCCGACGACTACCTCGTCGGCAGCGCGCCGCCATTGTTGCAGAACCTCATCGAAATTCGCGGCCTTGGCGTCCTGAACGCCATGACCTTGTTTGGCGCCGGGGCCGTACGGACGCACAAGCGCATCTCGATGGTCGTGCACCTCGAGGCTTGGCGCGATAACCACGCGTACGATCGCCTCGGCATCGAGACGGAGACCATGAAGATCCTGGACATCGAGCTGCCGAAGGTGACGGTGCCGGTCCGGCCCGGGCGCAACCTCGCCGTCATCGTGGAGGTCGCGGCCATGAACTTCCGCCTGAAGGGCATGGGGCTCGACGCGGCGAAGCAGTTTGCGGCGGAATTGGAGCAGATGATCGCGGCACAGTCGGAAGGAAGCGCCTGAGGCGTGATGAATGGGCCCATACGGGGTAGCGTCGACGGTGCGTATGCCTGGCGCTCAAAGCAAAAGCGGCGGACATCTCCGCCGCTTTTACATTTCCTCCGGCGCCTCGATGCCGAGGAGGTAGAGGGATTTCGCGAGCGCTTCGCGCACAGCCCGCGTGAGGGCCAGTCTGGACGTGCGCGCCGGCTCGTCCGCCTGCAGGATGGGGTGATCGTGATAAAAGCGGTTGAACGCGTGACACATCTGAAGGGCGTACCGGGCGATCACGGACGGATCGTACGTATCGACGGCGCGCTCCAAGGACTCGTTGGCCTGCGCGAGAAGGAAGATAAGCGCCCATTCCGCGTCATCCGGCTCGTAGTCCGGGGCCCACTTCGCCGCCGCGTCCGCCTCGGCCTTGCGAAGCACGCTCGACGCGCGGGCATGGGTGTATTGCACGTAAGGGCCGGTCTCGCCGTCGAAATTGAGCACGTCCTCGTACCGGAAGTCCACCTCATGAACCCGGTACGTCTTGAGATCGTTGAAGATCACGGCGCCCACGCCGACCTGGCGGGCGATGGCGTCCTTGTTCTCGAGCCCAGGGTTTTTCTCGTCGATGATGGCGCGCGTTTCCTCGATGGCTTTCTGCAGGACGTCCTCGAGATATACGACGTGCCCGCGCCGGGTCGACAGGCGCTGGCCGTTGAATTTCATCAGCCCAAATTGGACGTGCACGCAGTTTTTCGCGTAGTCCCGGCCCATGAGCTCGAGCACCTTGAACACCTGCTCGAAGTGCAGCTTCTGCTCCGCGCCCACGACATACAGGAGCGTGTCGGCACCAAACGCGTGATGCCGGTAGTCCGCCGCGGCGAGATCGCGCGTGGCGTAGATGGACGTGCCGTCCGACTTGACGATGATGCAGGGCGGCATGCCGTACGCGGACAAATCGACCACTTCCGCGCCCTGGTCTTCGACCAACAGCCCCTTCTCCCGCAGTTCCTGCACAATGGCATCCATCTTGTCGTTGTAAAAGCTCTCGCCGATGTAATGCTCGAACTCCACGCCCAGGAGATCGTACACCTGTTTGAACGCGCGCAGGCTCTCGTCGATGAACCACCGCCAGAGGCGCGTCGCCTCCGGATCGCCCTCCTCCAGCTTCTTAAACCACAGCCGCCCCTCGTCTTCGAGTTCGGGCGACGACTCCGCCTCCTGGTGAAACCGGACGTAGAGGCGGAACAACTCCTTGACCGGGTCCTTACGGACCTCATCCTCGCTGCCCCACTTGAGGTACGCCGCGATGACCTTGCCGAACTGCGTGCCCCAGTCGCCCAGGTGGTTGACGCCTTCCACTCTCCAGCCGTCCTCGCGCATCATGCGCTTGAGCGCGTGGCCGATGATGGTGGAGCGCAGATGTCCGACGCCAAACGGCTTGGCGATATTGGGAGACGAGTAGTCGATCACGGCCGTCCGCCCGCGGCCCCGCTCTTCTGAGAACAGATCGTGCACGGAGGCGATGGCCTGTCCCACCACGCGTTCCGCGAATTGGGACCGCGCCAGCCGGATGTTCAGAAACCCTTTCTCGGCATGTGCGCTCTCCACGCCGTCGACCTGCCGGACGCGCTCTGCGAGCTCTTCCGCAATCTGCACCGGGTTCTTCCGCATCTCCCGCGCGAACGGAAAGCAGGGCAGGGCGAGATCGCCAAGCGCCGGATTTGGCGGATACTCGAGCATGCGGGCGATCTCGTCGGTCGGCCGCGCGACGACGTCTGCAATCGCATGTGCGATGGCACGTTTGATGGATTTCACGTTCATCCCCCTGTACAGTCCTCCAAAAGCGTCTATTCATTATAGCATGTACAAATTTCTTGAGGAACTTCGCCATTTCTGGCCCGCTGTGCTATACTTTTTCCACCAGTTGCGGGCGCGAGCAGCGCGTTCGCCCGATCTCGCCACGAAGTGCGTGTGCCGTTGGATGGTGCAAAGGAGGCGCTGCACAAGGTGCAAATGGACAAACGTCGCCATCGCTACAACAAGGTGGATCGACCCGAGAACGTCATTGCGATGAAGCTGGACGCGTCCTACTTCTTCGAGCGAGGCATGCGCTTCTTGCAGCGGAATGATCTGGCGCGCGCGGTGAAAGCGTTCCAGAGGACCGTGGAGTATGAGCCCGACAATCCGGTCAATTACTGCAATCTCGCGGGCGTGCTCGCGGAGCTCGGCGATTTTGAAGCTTCCAATGAACTGTTGCACTACGTGCTTGAACATATGGATCCGCACATGTCGGAATGCTGGTTTTACCTCGCCAACAATTACGCGAACCTGGGGGACTACGACGCGGCTGAAGAACACCTCCTTCGATACCTGGATCTCGATCCAGACGGAGAATACGCCGCCGAGGCGGAAGAGATGCTCTCCATTCTCATCGACGAGTTTGGCGGCGGCCGGGCGCTGGAGCGGCGGAGGCGCGAGGAAGCCCGCGCGGAAACGATGCAGGCCATCCAGGACGGGCGCTACTTTCTCGAAAACGGGCAGTTTGAGGTCGCCGTGGAGTGGCTGGAGCAGGTGGTGGCGGCCGATCCGTCTCACATCGCGGCGCGCAACAACCTCAGCTTGGCGTACTATTACACGGGCCAGTACGACAAGGCGCTTGCGATGGCGGAGAGCGTTCTTGAACGCCAGCCCGACAACCTGCATGCGCTCTGCAACCGCGCGCTTTTGTTGCAACATTTCGGCGACGAGGATCGGTTGCGGCGAGCGGTGGAGCCGCTCCAGAAGGTCATCCCGCTTCACCCGGACATCGCGATGAAGGTGGCCATTACGCTGGGGTTTGTCGGCCGCCACGCCGACGCGCTCGCCGCGTTTCGCCGCCTCGCACGCCTCGTCCCACCAGATCACCCCATGTTGCTGCACGGTCTCGCCGCCGCGCATGCGAACCTCGGCAACCTGACCTGCGCGGAAGCGCTTTGGAGGCAATTGTCTCGACACGAGGACTGCGCGCGCGTCGCGGACTATCACCTCGAGCGGGTGCGCCAAGCGCGGGGAGCGGGGCTCACCTCGGTGAGCGTCAGTTATCAGCTGGACATCCCGGTCGAGATGCAGCTCGCCGAAGTCCGAGATCGCCTACAGACGTCGTCTCCAGACGAATGGAAGCGAGATCCGCTCCTGCGCGCGTCGCTCTACTGGAGTTTGCGACATGGCAACCGCGAGGTGCGCCAGCGTGTCATTCGCGCGCTCGCGGTCGTCGGCGACGGCGACGCAGAGCAAGCGCTGAAGTCGTTTTTGGCTCGGCCCGACATCGACGCGTCGCTTCAGGAGCAGACCCTCGTGGCGCTCAAGCGGATGGGCGCGAAAGGCTCAGTTCGAATCTGGCGCGCCGCGGGTCCCATCGAGATGCGGCTGGAGGACGTGCGGCAGGACATCATCCTGGATCTGCAACCGCAGTGGCGAGAAGTTTGGGACCTTGCGGAGGAATGGCTCATCGCCCGCGGTCTTCGTGCCCTGGTGGGTCAGGCGCGTCGGTTCTGGCTCACGTACTTGTACGACGACCTGTTCCTCGATCTGCGCAAGCGGATTGTGAAACCGGAAAGCTGGGCGGCCGGCCTCCTGTATGTGGTGCTTCGCTACGCCAACGTACCCGTTTTGCAGCGCGATCTCGCCGCTCATTTCAGCGTTTCCGTGTCCTCGCTCAGCAAATGCAGTTCCCGCATGGAGCAGGTGGTGCTTCGGGCGGGATGGCGGGCGCGGCGGAGCCGCGAAGAGTGACGGATCGGGGGAAATGTTCGGCGGTCATCAAAATTTCACGAGGATGTAACACGGTTGAAACATGTGCGGTCTACTCTATAGACGTAGCACATTTGACCCCCTTTTGATATAGAGGTTCTTGGGCACTCGGCTTCCGAGTGCCGCTTTTTTTGCGTGGAACGCATCCCTGGTATACTTTTGGCGGAGCATGCTATGCTGTTCACAAATGGGGTGGGCGCCTTGCAGGTGATTGTCAACTGCTATGCACCGTTTGACGGCGGGTTCGTGATGTTGCGCAAACCGCGCCGCGGATGGTGGTACCTGCCGGGCGGCAAGGTCGAGCCAGGCGAATCGTGGCGGCTCGCGGCCATGCGCGAGTTCACGGAGGAAACGGGTTTGCATCTCGAGGACGCCCATCTTCGCGGGGTGTACGAGATCCACATCGCCGCGGGGCCCGAGGAAGGCGAGAAGCGGCGCATCATCGCCCAGTTCGTCGGGCGAGGGGCCTCGGGAAAACTCCGGACCGTCCATCGAGAAGGCACGCTCGCCATCGTGACGAAGCTGGAACTTCCGCGCCTGCCCATGGACGAAGGAGATCGCCTCATGCTTTTACATGCCATCGCCGCCGAGGAGCGCGGTGATGACAGGGTGTTCTTTGGGAGCTTCTCGTACGACGCGGAGCACCGTCTACTTCGCCATGAAATGGATCCCGAAGGCTATCCGCTGGAACCGCTGTTTGCGCGCAGCCAAGAGGGGGATGTGCTGTGACCAACCGCTTGCAGGCGATTGTGCTGACCGGCATGTCAGGCGCGGGCAAGTCCACCGCGATGCAGGCGTTCGAAGATTTTGGATTCTTCTGTGTCGACAATTTGCCGCCTGCGCTCATGCCGCGGCTCATCGACATGGCCGAGCACGCGTCCGGCAAGCTCAGCAAGATGGCGTTTGGCTGTGATCTGCGCGGCGGTGAACTGTTCGAGCCGCTGCTGATGACCGTCCAGGAGATCAGAGACCGCAAGGACGTCACGGTGACGCTTGTGTTTCTCGACGCGGACGACGCGACGCTCGTGAGGCGGTATAAAGCCTCTCGCCGCCGCCATCCGCTTTCGATGGGAGGCAGACTGCTCGAGAGCATTCAGGCCGAGCGGCAGAAGCTCGCGGGCGTGCGCCAGGCGGCCGACGTCGTGATCGACACGTCGAACCTGTCCGCCAACCAACTCAAGCAGGAGTTGAGCCGCCGATTTGTCGAACATGCGATGCGCCTGCCGGTGCACGTCGTGTCGTTTGGGTTCAAGTTCGGCGTGCCGCTCGACGCGGACATGGTGTTTGACGTGCGGTTTTTGCCGAACCCCCACTATATCGATCATCTTCGGCCGTACACCGGAGAAGACGAACCGGTGTACAACTACGTCATGCAGTGGCCGCAGACACAGGCCTTCTTGAAGAAGGCGGAAGACATGCTCGACTTTCTCATCCCGGAGTTTCAGCGGGAAGGGAAGAGCCATCTCGTCATCGGCGTGGGTTGCACGGGTGGCAAGCATCGCTCGGTAGCCGTCGCGAAGCATATCGCTGAACATCTGCGAGACATCGCCGTTGTCGATCTGACGCACCGGGATTTCAGGCGGGAGGACTAGCCCATGCGACAGTGGTGGTTGCTTGCGTGGACCATCGCCTGTTTCGGCATGGGCCTTTTGACGGGCGTCTTGCGGCTTTCGCACTGGCCGCACGCCGCCGAGATCGGCGTCGCAATTGTGCTTGCGGCTGTGGTGTTGCTCGCGTTCGGATGGTGGTCGGACATTCGGCGCCAGCGGCGATTGCAACGGTGGCGAGAGCGCAGGCTGAAGATTGTGTGCATCGGCGGCGGAACGGGCTTGTCGACCATTCTTCGCGGTCTGAAGGAGTATGACGTCGATCTCACTGCGGTCGTGACGGTGGCGGACGACGGGGGGAGTTCCGGGAGACTGCGACATGACTTCGCCATGCCGCCGCCCGGGGACATTCGCAACTGCTTGGTCGCGCTGGCGGATACGGAGCCGCTGCTCGAGCGCCTGTTGCAGTTTCGCTTTCCCGCTGGAGAAGGGCTCGAGGGTCACAGCTTCGGGAACCTGTTTCTCGCGGCGATGACGCATATCATGGGCGATTTTGAGTCGGCGATTCGCGAGACGAGTCGCGTACTGGCGGTTCGAGGCAAGGTGTTGCCGGCCGTGCGCGAGGACGTGCGCCTTCGCGCGTACCTCGAGGACGGCCGCGTGGTTGAGGGTGAATCGCGCATTCCGGAGGCCGGCGGGCGCATCGAGCGACTAGAGCTTGTTCCGGCACACCTGGAACCTCTGCCCGACGTGATCGCGGCCATCGAGTCCGCAGACGCGATCGTCGTGGGGCCGGGGAGCTTGTACACGAGCGTGCTGCCGAACCTGTTGGTTCCGGGTATCGCTGAAGCCATTGCGTCGAGCCGAGCCTGCAAAATCTACATATGCAACGTGATGACTCAACGCGGGGAGACGGACGACCTGTCGGCATCGAGCCACGTGCGCGTGATTTATCGCCACGTGGGTCGCCGGTTGTTCGATTATGTGCTGGTCAACGCGGCGCCGCTGCCGGAAGAGGCCCTGCGGCGCTATCAGGAGCAACAGAGCTACCCGGTTCGGGTGGACATGGAGGAACTGCACAAACTCGGGCTCAAGGTCATCGCCCGCGACTTCATTCATTACGCGACCTATGCCCGCCACGACAGCCGGAAGGTAGCGGAGCAGATCGTGAGCCTGTTGGGCTACGAGCGGGACACCAAGCACGCGACGAGATAGGAGAGATAGCGATGTCGTTTGCCGCGGAGACCAAAAAGGAATTGACGCAGATCACCTCGGATCCCGCGGCAACTCGGTACGAGCTCATGGCGGTGTTCGCCCTGAGCGCGTCGTTTCGCCTCAAGGAGGGTGCGCTCGTCATCGAGACCGAGAACGTGGCCACGGCCAGGCGCGTCTACACGTCCATCAAGCAGCTGTTGGGCATTCGCCCGGAAGTCGTGGTGCGGCGGAAGATGCGCCTGAAGAAGAACCACGTGTACACGTTGCGATTGAGCCGAGCGCAGGCCGAGCAAGCGCTCGCGGAGTTGGGATACGGCGGTGAGATCGCAGAGGGGCCTCTGGCCGTCGCGTGGACGCTCCCTCGAAAGGACGAGGCCCGGCGGGCTTTCCTCCGAGGGGCGTTTCTCGCCGGTGGTTCGGTGAACGCGCCCGGGAGTTCCTCGTATCACCTGGAAATCTACGCGCATTCGCTCGATCTCGCCGAGTGGCTGATGCGGCTGATGAACCACTATGGGCTGAACGCGCGCGTGACCGCTCGGAAGAAGGGCTACATCGTTTACATCAAAGAGGTCGAAAAGATCGTCGAGTTTTTGAGCGTGATCGGCGCGGTGCGGGCGCTGCTTCAATTTGAAGATCGGCGGATCGTGAAAGGGATGCGAAATCAGGTGAATCGCCTGGTGAACTGCGAAACGGCCAACATGAACAAGACGATTTCGGCGGCCATCCGCCAACTGGAACACATCCGCTGGATCGAGCGTACCATAGGGCTGGAGAGTCTGCCCGAACACCTGCGCGAGGCCGCGATGCTGCGGCTCCAATACCCGGAGTCGAATCTCCAGGAACTGAGCGCGGCCATCGGAGGGCGGGTGTCGAAGTCGGGGTTGAACCACCGGTTTCGCAAGCTGGAGGAGATCGCCGATCGGCTGCGAGATCGTTCAAAAAAAGGTCACGTGGCTGTCGACAAATCGTCGGAAATGACCCATAAAGAGCCGTGAAACCGCTATCTTCCGCGGTGCATGGGATGGTATACTGAAGATCAATCCTGAGGACTTGGTGATGAAAATGTTTGAGAAAGAGACGATTGTCCGCCTGCGCGGCGGTTTGTTTGCGCGTGCGGCCGCCAAGTTCGTTCAAGAGGCGACGCGCTTCAAGTCGGAAGTGTTTGTGGAGAGGGACGGCAAGACGGTGAACGCCAAGAGCATCATGGGCGTCATGAGCCTCGCCATTCCGTCCGGTGAGCGCGTCATCATTCGGGCGAGCGGCACGGATGAGCAGGCCGCGGTGCATCAGTTGACGAAGCTCATCGAGTCCGAAGAACTGTTCGTGTGATGTCGCGTCGTCCGCGCTCGTTCTCCCCTTCCGCTCCGGTTCATACGATCCACCGTGGAGAACCGGAGGTGTGACAAATGGCGCGGAAGATGCGTGTCGGGAACCGGCGGCGGGCGCCTGTCTGGCTGATGATCGCCGCAGCATTGGCGCTTTTCCTCACGGTGTACGAAGGCTACCGCATGATCATGCCCTTCGTTGCGCGAGATCCCCTATATCACGAGGTCAACTTCGGCCAGCGCGTGATCGACGACTGGCAATACGAAGGTGAAAATGAGGAGGGTTACCTCCTCTTTTACAATCCCATCAATGGCGATCGCGCCATGCTCCCGCCTCAGAGCAGGTTGTTTGGCGCAGACGGCAAGTGGGTCGTGATCGAACACGCCGACGCGGCCTCGCTGACCTACGCCGAACCGCTGGAGGCGGCCCCGTGGTACGTGTATCTCTTGCTGCTCGCGGCGATAGGTGCCGGCGCGTGGTGGGCGGTCAAGCGCGTCCGGGTCGTGCGCGGCAAGCGAATGCGGACGCGCTCGGTCCGCAGGCGGGGCTTGGCCGAGCCTGTCGGGGTTCGGCGTTTGAGGCGGAGGTTCAAGCCCCGGCGAGGTTCGCGGCCGTCGTGACGCCCTTCCTCCGGCTTTGTGATTTACGCAACTCATGGTAGTCTATATGAAAAGCGGATCTTATGGACAGGCAGGAGGGGCGTTCGTGGCGCTACGAGAGGGCCGCGTTCAACAAATTCACAAGCGCGAAGAACGCGGAATCGACCGCTCGAATGAGCCTTTCGTGATTGAAAAGCTCGTTCGCAGACCTGGTTTGGTGGTCGTGCAGCGCCCCGCATTCGAACAGGGATACACGAATCATTTGCGCGAGATCTATCCGCAGTGGGGGATCGCGGTCAGCACGTGTATGGACAAGGGTGTCCCGGTCAAGCATCCCCGCCTGCGCTTTGACCATTACGTCGATCTCGTCAAGGTGTGGGAAGATCAGGAGTATATTTACGTGGAAGACATGTACGTGGATGTCCTTCTGTACGAGCGGTCGTACTACCACATCATTGATCTCGAGGAGTTCGGTCAAGCCATCTTTTCGAGGCAGATGAGCCTGGCTGAAGCGAGGCGCGTGCTCGACAATACGCAGCGGTTTGTGGATAGTTTCAAGCGAAGCCGCCTGTCGTACCAGGTCTGGAAGCACAAATACGGCGTCCACCGACGCTACCCATAGCTTCACTGCGATACGACTTCAGAGAGGCCCGCGTCCCCGAAGGGGCGGGCCCGACAAGTCTATTCGCGGATTTCGTCCATCATCTGTTGCGCAAGCTCCTGTGCGGCATTCGGCATTTGATTTTTGTTCTGCATCTGACGCATGGCCTCCCAGGCCGCAATGCCCACGCTCGCGCCGATGAGCAGGGCCGTCATCGTTCCCATCCCGTGACTTTGCCGCCGCCAGTTCATTCTGCTTCGCGCCATCCCGCTCATCGCGTTCATCATGTTCCACATGGCCAGCCACCTCCCCATGCGTATTGTTCTCTGCTGCGGCAGGTGGTATGAGGTGAACGCGATCCAGAGCAGGCGCGAACGGGAAGGAGCGTCACTTAAACCGTGGAAGAAAGCTTGGCAGCTTTCGCACATACACTAGAAGCGTGGTACACCCAGACGAGCCGCGATCTCCCCTGGCGCCGCACGGCCGATCCATACGCGATTTTGGTCAGCGAAACCATGCTTCAGCAGACGCGGGTCGAGACGGTCATCCCTTACTACCATCGGTTCATGGAGCGCTTTCCTACTCCGCTCCATCTCGCGGATGCTGACATCGACGACGTGCTCAAGATGTGGGAGGGGCTTGGGTATTACCGCCGCGCGCGCAACCTCAAGGCGGCCATGGAGGTGGTGCGAGATCGCCACGGCGGGCGGATTCCGGACCATCCGGATGAGCTCAAGGCACTTCCGGGGATAGGGCCGTACACGCTCGGGGCGGTCCTCAGCATCGCGTTCAACCGGCCTTATCCAGCCGTGGACGGGAATGTGCTTCGCGTGATGTCCAGGTACCGCGCTATCGAGGAGCCGGTCGATCTGCCCAAGGTCAAGCGCCAGATTGAGCAGGACGTCGCGGAGACGCTCGAGCGCGGCACACCGCGGGTTCTCACCCAGGCCCTCATGGAGCTCGGTGCGCTCGTCTGCACGCCCAAAAAGCCGCGCTGCTCTGCATGTCCCGTCGTCTCGGGTTGCGCGGCACGAGCGCACGGTTTGACGGACGCATTGCCCAAGCGGCTCCCCAAG from Alicyclobacillus acidocaldarius subsp. acidocaldarius DSM 446 carries:
- the uvrA gene encoding excinuclease ABC subunit UvrA; amino-acid sequence: MPQDYIHVRGARVHNLKNIDVKIPRDKFVVITGLSGSGKSSLAFDTIYAEGQRRYVESLSAYARQFLGQMDKPDVDAIDGLSPAISIDQKTTSRNPRSTVGTVTEIYDYLRLLFARVGQPFCPHCGIPIQSQTIEQMVDRVLQLPERTRLQVLAPVVRGRKGEHQRVFEQMRKQGFVRVRVDGEVRDLDEDIQLEKNRKHTIEVVVDRLVVRDDIASRLADSLETALGLSGGIAVIDVIDGEEMLFSQNAACPHCGFQVDELAPRMFSFNSPFGACETCTGLGVNLEVDEQLVIPNPSLTIEEGAIAPWSGSFSNYYPELLRAACRAFGIPTDVPIAELPEEAVQLLLRGNGQVIRFSYENDFGQHKTAHIPFEGVIPNLERRYRESTSESIREFIESFMSAKPCPACHGRRLKPQSLAVRVGGKNIAEVTEMTVAEALEFFRRLTLSEKEMHIARQILKEIESRLGFLRDVGLDYLTLARSAGTLSGGEAQRIRLATQLGSSLMGVLYILDEPSIGLHQRDNERLIRTLEHMRDLGNTLIVVEHDEDTMLAADHILDMGPGAGIHGGEVVAQGTPAEIMANPASLTGQYLSGRRFIPVPEERRKPDGRWLEVRGARENNLKNIDVRIPIGLFTCVTGVSGSGKSTLVNEIVHKALARDLNRARVKPGDHDAILGLEYLDKVVDIDQSPIGRTPRSNPATYTGVFDDIRDLFAATNEAKMRGYKKGRFSFNVRGGRCEACKGDGIIKIEMHFLPDVYVPCEVCKGKRYNRETLEVTFKGKNIADVLDMTVEDACAFFENIPRIRRRLQTLVDVGLGYIKLGQPATTLSGGEAQRVKLASELHRRSNGRTLYILDEPTTGLHVADIERLLTVLHRLVENGDTVLVIEHNLDVIKTADYLIDLGPEGGSRGGQVVAAGTPEEVCRNPQSHTGRFLGPILERDRARMAARRALDLEAARD
- the hprK gene encoding HPr(Ser) kinase/phosphatase, which gives rise to MRGVSVRQLVRDLDLHVFNEDADLDRMIYTRDINRPGLALAGYLRYHPAERVQILGRTELSFLRGLNEKERALRAFAFCSYQQTPCIIITRGDTPPPVLLEEAASRRIPVLGTPMVTTRLTARISNYLEDKLAPETLQHGVLVDVYGIGILIIGSSGIGKSETGLELIKRGHRLVADDAVVIRQISDDYLVGSAPPLLQNLIEIRGLGVLNAMTLFGAGAVRTHKRISMVVHLEAWRDNHAYDRLGIETETMKILDIELPKVTVPVRPGRNLAVIVEVAAMNFRLKGMGLDAAKQFAAELEQMIAAQSEGSA
- the argS gene encoding arginine--tRNA ligase, translating into MNVKSIKRAIAHAIADVVARPTDEIARMLEYPPNPALGDLALPCFPFAREMRKNPVQIAEELAERVRQVDGVESAHAEKGFLNIRLARSQFAERVVGQAIASVHDLFSEERGRGRTAVIDYSSPNIAKPFGVGHLRSTIIGHALKRMMREDGWRVEGVNHLGDWGTQFGKVIAAYLKWGSEDEVRKDPVKELFRLYVRFHQEAESSPELEDEGRLWFKKLEEGDPEATRLWRWFIDESLRAFKQVYDLLGVEFEHYIGESFYNDKMDAIVQELREKGLLVEDQGAEVVDLSAYGMPPCIIVKSDGTSIYATRDLAAADYRHHAFGADTLLYVVGAEQKLHFEQVFKVLELMGRDYAKNCVHVQFGLMKFNGQRLSTRRGHVVYLEDVLQKAIEETRAIIDEKNPGLENKDAIARQVGVGAVIFNDLKTYRVHEVDFRYEDVLNFDGETGPYVQYTHARASSVLRKAEADAAAKWAPDYEPDDAEWALIFLLAQANESLERAVDTYDPSVIARYALQMCHAFNRFYHDHPILQADEPARTSRLALTRAVREALAKSLYLLGIEAPEEM